The genome window ACTAACTAGCACACAAGAAATTGCTTAAGGACACTGTGACATTAGTCTCATCAGTGCCTTACAGCACAAgaaaaaatctgtaacatcattCATAAAACATCTTAATAATTGAAAACCATATTACTGCCATTAATCACAACAAATGTTTGCATGAAAGAACACTTTTCTAACACCATCACCAACAAATATAGAACAACTAAAAATAATACTGGACAAATCTTTCTCACTTGAGAAATTATCTTTAACAAACCACCTTTAATAGTAAATAGTCCAACTCATCTGTTTTTTTCATGCTCAGTGTCTCTTTCTGTCTATTCAGTGGTTTCTTCGCCCACGTTTCTCAGGACTCTGTCTCTGTGACAACAGTTCTCACATTTCCCTAGAAAGCACACCTGAAAGACTACACACCCACAAAATCTCCATATGGTACTACCAAACACAATAATCTGACAGGTAGTTCCACTTATTTCCCTCATGGTAGTGCCAATCACATAAGGAATTCTTCTCACAGTGCTATGCTTTCTCATACCCCTGTTCAACCAAAGCAAGTTCCTGGTGCCTTGCGGCATGATATCATGTAAATAAAGCcataatgattttgtccacagtttAACTGGTCTGTCTCTCAAGATAGACAAACCTTGTCACAATATTTAACTGGCGACAGCTTCCTCCAGCTGGAACATTGTCCACCTAAATTTCACCACATATTGCCAAAGATCAATTATGGCAAGCTGATTGAATTGAAAATCTAACCCTAGGCATGCACAGTACCTTTTACCCACATTACAACCATTGTGTACAGTGAACCACAGCTGCATTGCAAATAGCTTGCGATCTCCATCAGCAGTCTGTGCTTTCTGCCACTACTCATGGTTGTGACCTAGTGCTTGATGCACCATAACCTTCTGATCTTCAGGTACACATTCCTCAAAAGATTCATCCTTGTCACCCTGATCATTAACCTTACAAACAtgttttctctttcttctcctaCGCCCTTTCTGCTGCCGATGAGGCGATGCCACCACAGGTGGCAACAGATCTGCATCCTTAAGAAAGAAATTCATCTGTACCAGTTCATTACTCACAAGATCTGCAGCATGATCAACCATATCAACAACTTCATGTGTATCCTCCAGAGAATCTACAACAAAGTTACTCTCTGCAGTACAACTCTGCATGACACAAAAATCATTGGCACATGTGCATCCCTGTACATCTGGCCGCGGCTCCTCTGCTTCTAAATAACACCCATTATCACTGATACACTACCTCACTTAAATCACCCTTGCTGCTATCCACACACTTATTTACTTTAGTAAAGCACACATTCACTTCACCTAGCAGATGTAATGTTAGTACTCTGCACATCAGCTTAATTTGCACTACCACCTGTGGTAGTGACACTGTGGCAGCAATTTCCCCCGGGCATGTGCTGACAACAGTGAGTGCAGCGGCACGGGTGCAACTTAACTATACCATCCTCTATAATGTTTATGATAGTGAAGGCAGTAAATGTTGAGAGCAAGAGTACAAAGAATGATTTCTATGTATCCCTTGGAAGATTTTAGTTGGAGTATGCTGCAGTGTTACAGATACCCCCAAAGGTAATTTGTAACATTTGTTTAATGTCAATGTTAATTGGTTGTTTATACATATCATACAGATGGGTCAGGGTTTACACAATTAATTTTTACCTTTATTAGTTAATAAGTGAGTATCAGTTCAACACAAAGTAAATAATAATACAGAGACAGAAATGTAAATTGTTACCCTATGAAGTATCAGTCCATAATTTATCAAATTTTGTGAAGATGTTCATAGTGCAAAAGCTATTacactttcatttcattttgcacTGATGACCACCATCGACAGGAGTAGGAAATGTGAAAGTCATAGGGATGGATACCTTCTTTTTCTGTAAATCATCTTGGAGAGTTTCTTGCCACACCTGAAACAAATGCCGTCTTGGTTAATGAATTTTGCTGGTATGGAAGTATACATCTCCCTGTCACATTACAGACATGCTCTATGAGTGATGAATCAGGGGACCAAGCATGCTAGTCCATGGTCTGTTCGTTTCTTGCATCCAGCTGGAATATGCAATTCGGTACCATGATCATGATAACAGAGTTTACCTTTCTTGCTAAATATTAGTGAGCCCTTTCAACAATACAGAATCAGCTTTGTTGTTGTATCTCACAGCTCCCTACACCAAGATTCCACTAGCTGGAGAGCTACGGCCCTAGAGACTTGCTATTTTTCGCGAATTGTCACCAGGTAGTCTACAGATACATTCACACTGATCTGACCATCCCAAACAGAAGTGAAACTCATCGCTGATCACAAGTGGATGTCAATCAATTTCCCATCTCACTCTGGCTCTACATCACAGAAGTCTACGTTTTCTGTGGTACAATATCAGTCATAAACGATTCATGGCAATTCAAGATCTCAACTTGGATTCCAGTAACCTGATGGTTCAGGATGCCACTGTCTGTAACATCTGTCTTGATTTCagctgtttatttatttgtttgtcattcatctattaATCAGAAACTGTTGAACAATCCTATGATCACCTTGTGGAGCAGTCCTGATAGAACCCGTGCCTCCTTTTCTTGCCACACTGCTGTCCTGAGTCCATCTCATCACCTCTCATTCTGCAGCCATTGCACTACAGCTGATTGTACAATCTGTTGATATGGTGCTCCCATGCACATCATGTCAATCATCTGATCTTTTCCAAAGCCTGAAAGATGATAAAAGATGTCCTCTGAGCATGTTGTGTTGCCATCTCCACTAGACAAATTTCTGCCTTGTTGAAAACGTGCAATTGCCACCATGTACCCATACAATTTGTAATCTACAGCAACGGAGGCTTCCTGTACTGTAAAGACGCTCACATAAGgttgaaatctgaatcaaagaatcACTTTGGCAGCATTCAGTCAAGGTGTTCCAGAATGTATCAGTGTGTAAGTATAATATAAAGTGAGATACACATTACATAATACAATTAACAGTATTACATAAATCTGATTTACTTATGATGATGTTACAAAAATTTGGACACAGAGTAAAAGCATTGGTCAAGCAAGAgctgtttcagtttcactttaaatgtatttaatgttggtatgcattCTCAATAAGAAGGCACATGAATATATAATTCCACTATGACATACACTCCTTTTGAATAAATTTGTGCTTTCTGTGTTTACATGCTTGTTAACCTTTTGTCTAGTTTCATAAGTGTAGAAATGATAGTTATGTTTGAAGATACGCACAAGCAAGGTAGACGCAGTATTTTTAGTTGTTAAATACTAGTTCACAGGATTCCCTGTATTTAGCTTGCTCTATCATTCTGATGTTTGTTTTCTGTATTCTaaatgtcttttgtattttatccttctTGAAACAGGCTACTAACTGATGGGATACATAAGGCAAGGAACAACATCATTAGCAGAGGAGTGAAGGTGGGGAACAACTGATCAGAGGATACTCATCTTCATCCATGTTACAGAAACCTTTACTAAATTAAAATATCTGGTGGTACAGTGGCAAAGAGCCAAGATTATGGTAAATAAGGTAACTGTAAATTTAGTTTCGCCTATCACTTTGTGAATTACTGCATAACAATAGTAGTGATGTAGGGTACTTATCTGACGTTGAAATTGTGAGAGCCACCACATTTGTGAACAAAGTATAAATTATCTAACAAGCAAGGtgttttttgtctttgttttggacTTGAATAGTTATTTTCTGTTCTTACTGTACCTAGGACAAGAAGCTAGATTTTACAGAATTGCCCTAATGTGGTTTCATCTCTTGATTGTTTCCTGTCTTCTGGCTTGTGTTGTATTTCTCGAATGTCGGCACATATATTATCATGGCAAATACATTTTCTTTAGATACGAAATATGGCTGAAACGTTGAATGAGGTGTACGGCACACATTTTGTGTGAGTTTGATAAATACCAGATAAGATGGCAAATTATTTGGTTTATATTATCACTGGACATATGCCAACAGGACAAATTGGTATCTTAATCGGTAACATCTGAAATCATATCAAGCCCTGGGAGGGTTCGCGGAGGATTGCCGTTTTCAGAAAATTTGATACTGCTCACTGATTCGAAAAATTAATGAGATTATCTTTCGCAGTAAATGGGAACAATTGGCCGTTCCTGTGCTGAAATGTATGTCTTTGAAGATAGGCCAGATGTTTAGTCGGGTCGGGACAAGTAAAGAGAACCGGTTCTGTCAAACTTTGTTCAAACAAAAGGATAACTGTATCGAAATATAGTCACACGCAGCAGCAttacaccatatttccaatatctctttttccattattttattttatgctcctATTACACTTGTGATACGTCGAATAGTATTTAATACTGCGATTTCTGCGTATAGGCCCCTACACTAGGAGTTTCAGAATTCCTATCCACGAGTTCACACTTGGTTCGCCACTATTTTGAAGTAAAGATAGTACAAACAGCTATGAGTTCTCTTTTAAGTTTAAACTGTTCATATAACATATTATTTATGTCTAGAGAGCATTTCAGTTTGAAATTGTACAGCTACCTCAATTCATCTGTCCCGCTCTCTCTGAGAGCCATCTGCCGAGTTCTCCACGTATTAACTGTGGCGGCATACCGGATGTTCACATAAATTAGTCCTAAAACAAAATTATTCACGTAGGTCCAGTGGTTACTTTtaacaaaataaattgcaaaattcaTAAATTTCTTTACATTACTCTTCTCAGAATAAGTTTTATTACGCTGAAAATGTATGAGTGTGCAGATGATTCATACCGCGGAAGGATACATGCTTTAAGAATACGTGGGCTCGGTAGTTCTTTCAGACAGAGGTAGTGATCGGGTGTAGTTAGTGTGGTTGAGTTTGTGCGTGTTCAAGGGTTTGAGTAAATTTGTGTGCACCATGAGCTGGCAGGATTATGTAGACAAGCAGTTGCTGGCTTCTAAATGTGTTACTAAAGCAGCAATTGCTGGACATGACGGAAATGTTTGGGCGAAATCGGAAGGATTTGAAGTAAGTATAGTATCACACTGAGCGAGCTCGCTCAGAGCATATTGATATGAACGTTTATGTGAAAGCCTTTTATTTTCGTCTGTGAAACTTCAAAATTACTTAAATAGGTGTTACTGAGTTAATACAATAACATAACCTATAACATGGTTAAGACTAAAAGAGTTAACAGGATCCGACATGGCTCATAAAAGCAAATGCCTTTACTGTGGTTATTACCAAGATTTCAGTGTTTCTGTTTGTCATTTTTGCAACATAATTGCGTGATACCAACAGTGtttaaagtgaattaaaattttaCCGGTTTTATGAACAAGACATTAGGCTGTTCAGATGTCAAAATGGCGGCACGTAGAATTAACCGACATGTGCACGGATTTTGATTTTAATTGCTTCTGACCGCTGTGAATATTTAACAAGCTTCCCCGATGTTTTGGTATATTCTTCGAAAATATTACCTGAACGAATTACTTATAAAAATGACAGGTAGAGTGAAATTGCCTAAAGTGTGTGGGACCTTCGTCAGCAGATTTACAATGTTTTCTCCCGTATCGTTGCAGTTTCATTTAGGCAAGTATTCCGCAGTGCCTTACCATTTGCGTCATAAGTTACCTTTGGAGAATGCTCACTTAATCGTTTATCATATTTGATATTTTCCTTGCCGGCTTTGTGTAAAGCCCTTCATCCATCTGAGCAATCGGTAAAATCGTATTTATGAAAAGTTGGCAACCGGTTATTGTAACTGTGAGAATGTATCCTAAACGACCTTTCTGTGTGATTCAAGATCGTCAAGGTAAGCGCCGTCTCAGACAATGTTTATTAGAAACTGCGAAAGCATTTTAAGTCAATCACAAGTAGAAAATTGAAGATGGCTTGATAGTACCCAAAGTAAACCTATAACATTCCAGTGTGACAAATTCCTCGTTTGGTCGAAGACCTCGATTCTGGTGTTACGTGTAGTATATGCTTGGTGGAAGACATGCAAGCAACTTGGTACATTCGATATATTTAGTTTGATTTAGATGTTTCTTAATTAAACCTGTAAAGTTTTTCTGTAGCCTGCTGTATAGGAAGGTCATGAAAGATGTTTGGATCGTAATAATAAGATTGCGAAAATAGTAACCATTGCCATAGGGCATAGAAAAGTACAGTATCATTGCACTGAAGCATACTTCGTGGTGCTGTTACGGAGCATTTATTAGTGTTCTTGGAGACTGCCTGTAGATATTGgtgtaatattttaaaacaaaatcacAACTAGGTATTTTTCTGCATCATTGTTCTGCAAGATCAATGTCTCAATCTGGTTTACTCAATTATACCTCATCGTGAGTTGGCTAGGAGAGCTGCAATTAGTTGTCTAAGATAGTGATGAATGGTTGCAGCTTTGCAACTAATTTAAGGCATATTGAAATCTTCTGACATAAATGTAACCTTTCTTCTGTAATCACATTGAGCAAACCAAAAATGTACATAAAACACTGCTAAATAGTTTAACATAGAAAACACAATTCTAAGGTAATAGTAGGTATGTATTGTTCTTGCTGTCAAAAGCAGTAATTTATGGATTAGCACCACTAGAGGTTTGGCAGCTAGTACTTGCACCAGAAATTCCCTGCATTACATCCTGTATTGAGCAAACCAAAAATGTACATAAAACACTGCTAAATAGTTTAACATAGAAAACACAATTCTAAGGTAATAGTAGGTATGTATTGTTCTTGCTGTCAAAAGCAGTAATTTATGGATTAGCACCACTAGAGGTTTGGCAGCTAGTACTTGCACCAGAAATTCCCTGCATTACATCCTGTATTGAGCAAACCAAAAATGTACATAAAACACTGCTAAATAGTTTAACATAGAAAACACAATTCTAAGGTAATAGTAGGTATGTATTGTTCTTGCTGTCAAAAGCAGTAATTTATGGATTAGCACCACTAGAGGTTTGGCAGCTAGTACTTGCACCAGAAATTCCCTGCATTACATCCTGTTTGGATCAGTCTAACTTCCTCAATTTGGTTTGGTGTTAAAAAGTATTGAGACACTGTTATACTGATGTGACATTACAGCATTTAATGTTAATAGTTGTTTTTGATACAGGTTTTGCAGCTGAGATGGCTGATTTATGGAATATAAATCTTTTGAGTATGACAGTAAGCCACCGAGATGGTAATTAGGACTCATAATATAGTTCAAATTTACATATTCTCAGACAGCAATCCATTTAGTTTTTTAGTTATCACATAGTAAAGATGCTGTGAATACATTGTGGTGGTATATTAGAGAGCCAGCATTACACTGTAGTGCATGAAATACTGAGGTTGGGATTACTCGACCTAAGGAGACTGCTTCATAGTAAGAACCTCGTTGCTGGCTACTTCctgaatatttctgtatttctactgatggctccaaaacccCAGAATTGTTGCATGGCATCAGGCTGACAgtcacaataagtaaataaatacacattaTTTCTTCCATTTTAGACAATATTGTTGTGAGAATAGTTTGAAAAACAAGAAGTATGCTTACAATTCCTAATTTGTTTAATTCAAATTAAGAATGTCTGCAGCACAAGATAAGCTCACAGTTAACTTGTTAATCTGTGCATATTTGCATTAAAGATATTTCATAGACCAACTTATTCTCCTAAGTTTGGAATGAAATTGGTCTAAGATATAAAATATGTTTGATTTTTTAATTaagaattttgtaaaaattttcttACACATGTTTTGCCAGTAAGTGGAAGGGAGGGTAAATGGTGAGGAGATACCATCATGTGTACTTCTATTCTGTGTTTGTAAACTTTGTTTAAAGTGGACATTTGAAGTGTGAAGGAATTGCTGTCATACATTGATAATACAACATATTTCTGAGCAACTGATATTAGTAAATTTCGTGTGATTGGCAGTGTGACATAGTTTGAGAAGATATGTTTTTAGTCTGGTATGTTTTTTCAGTTGCAGTGGCTTTTCTGTGATGGTTTTTGTTAAATAATAGAATTTCATGGTTTTTCTAAAACCTTTTGGTCATTATTAGAGGTAGTAAGAGTTTTTGTACTGAAATTTGGGAGAGTATCAAAGCAACACTTACTGCATAGTTTGGTACAGCACATCCCTGTTTTTTGCCTCTTTTAAAATTTTAATGCCACAGTGATTCAGTGTGATGCTTGTTAGCTCAATGGAGAGGAGATAAGGCAGCACACTATTGGCTGCTACAATTTGTTTACTAGAAAAGACAAGTAATGCTTATCAGACTTTCCATCCACAGCAAAATTAGTGATCTGAAAGTCCCAACACAAAAGCTAAATTTAGTAAGTATATAGGTTTTCGTGTTCTGAAGAATGTGATACAATCAAAGTAAATAAGTGATACGGTCTGTTACACGTGGAAGTGTCCTAGATAGTGTCCCAACTTAGTATGTGGTGCTGTCACATTTAAACTTGTCAAATTTTGCTATTTATACCCAAATTCATTTTTAAACAAATTTGTAACCGGACTAAAATCTTCAGTGGAGGTTAAGAGTATAGTAAGCCCAGAGATTTTCTGGGTGGTTACAATTACTTTAAACCATAAGAATGATTCCTGAAAATTTTTTGGAATAGCAGCACAGTGGCAACAGTTGTGATATTGTTTTGTATGGAGGTAACAAGATGATGATCCTGCCACTCAATGTCACAAAGATTTCATGAATAAAATTTGCTGACAGACCCTGCAATTCCAAATACAAATGGAATTTTGCTTTGTAGCTATGTCAGTAAGTCCTAGTGTTCTTGCTAGGACAGGCCTTTATTAAGGCTATATGTAATGTACAGAGTTCATCGATGAAGACCTTAATGTTAAATTGAGTTCATTGTTACTTTGGGACTAATTTGATTTTGAACTTATTTCTTATCAGGTATCGAAAGAAGAAATTGCAAAGTTGGTGCAAGGTTTTGAGAAACAAGATATCTTGACGTCTTCTGGTGTCACGTTGGCTGGCAACAGATATATTTACCTGTCTGGAACTGATAGAGTTATTAGGGCAAAACTTGGAAAGGTTGGTGTGCATTGCATGAAGACACAGCAAGGTGAGTTAAAAGTGAATTTCGACATACTTGTTAAAGTGTGTTGCTTTATTTGTTAATACTATTAGTTATATTGGTtataaaatgttcagaaatgtctgAAATATCCTTGgtggtgaaatacattattttaattttgttttccattacagCTGTTGTAGTTTCACTATATGAGGATCCCATCCAACCACAACAGGCAGCCTCTGTTGTGGAAAAATTAGGGGATTACTTAGTGTCCTGTGGATACTAGAGGTAAGAAGCTTTGTAGTGTATTATTATTAGCATTAGCCTATTCTAAGTTGACAAATTCTAACCCTTCTTTCTCTTCCAGGTATAATAGACTGTTCTCATGTGGTGAtatgaagaagcagcagcagcaacaacagagaTGGTCGTTTTTTTCTATACAGCGAACTGTAATGTGCATCATGGTTCTGGCTAATAATTCAGTTTGAGTTTAAACTCATATGGTGAAAATCTTGAACTGCATTTTTCTTTTCTCAGTACCTTGTGTCCGGATGTTTGTGGCAAGTATTGCTTCAGTTTGTGAATGAGGCATTGAGCATATCATGGGCTCTTGGAAGTGGACAAATTGTTGGCAACGTTCTCCAAAGTACACTTTGGCTAGTAATCCAAGGTGTACCTCGAAGTTCGCCTGGAATGAAAATTGAAGAATTGTAGCTGATACTAGTATGACCATTGCATTTGATACTGAGTCATTAGGATTTTTATAATCTCTAGTCCTGCTCTTTCTACCCCATATCTTTCCCTTTGCCGTGtgaaattttgttgaaaattaatttattGGCGAAGTCTTCAATGCTTTAGAACCCAGTGTACTCATTCCTTGTCTATATGTATCACAACCAAtaaagtcagaagcttgaatgaCAAATATTGGTGGAGCTCAGGAGGGCTAGCGCAGTGTGCGTAGTGTCTCCTGCCTGCACTGTGATTGTGGTGTAATTTTAAGATGGTTTGCAGACTATAAATATAATGGATAAAAGCTCGTTTTAGTGCTATGTTGCTGAAAGGATTTGTGGTGGCTTTGATTTTTACTACGGTCTAATTTAAACAATAATTAGCTTTGTAAAAGAATTGAATATGGAATTTGAGAAATTTACCAAAATCAAATTTGTATAAAAGTATGGCATAGTCAGTTGAATGACTTTTACTGCAACTTTGTGTTGAAGTAAAAGTTATTCAGCTAATGTGAAAACTGGGGGAATATGAATTTTACAGTAATCTTTTTTATGTAAAGCGTTAGTGTAGCAAAGTTTATATATCTTGTTTCCTATAATTTAAAGAGATATTTTTGTCCGTAAAATGGAATTATCTTGGCCCCGGCCTTTTGTGCTCTACTTCAGGGGGCGAGAGCAATTGTGTGCCAATTGTATACCAACTTCAGGTTAGTCTCCTGCTGGGTTTATACATTTTGTACTGATTTTAATGACCACTGTATTCCAGTATTTTTCGTTATTCTTATGAATTGTACTGTTCCCCTTCAGGGCCCCCAATAAAAATTAATCAAAAAGTgtgttgtatttatttcatttaagtCAAGACCTAGATTTTTCTTGTTAAACctcttccaaatttagtattgtTCTCAGTAGTTCAGGGTATACTtcttgcatttctttatttttacttacaTATTTGTGCAATATGAACTCAATTGTTTATGCATTAAACATGATTCTGAAATAAATTTTTCTGCTCTTGTAAGAGAAGCCATGTCTGTTTTGTTAGCTGTTTTTTTTTCACCACGCTTAATGtaattgttataaattttcataagtataaaaacttttacttttatttttgttatttcaatTTTCTTATTGATAATTACGAAGTGCTCTTGTGTGGAAATGTTGTtgagaaaataattttcaaaaccACATAAATGTAACTCCAAAGACTTTATAAaatgctttgtttttattttttaacaaaagaatTGAATTGTTGAATACATTTTCCTTAAATGTCTGCGAGCTGTTAATGATACTAAGCCCAGTAGTGTCTGGTTTAATGGAAATTCCATAGCTGGATATATTGAAGTCATGTTTAGTAAACCTGTTCTGTGTGTAAATCCCTTGATGCATCTTCACTGAAATGATGTAAGAAATCAGGTAATGTGGCTTCTTAACTTTGAGCTGTCGTTGTCTAAAATCGTAATATTCCATTGAAATAATTGAATGAATATAACCATTAAAGTTGTACTGCAGGCACTGAGTGATGAATGGTTCATAAACAGGAATTTGATATGGTTGCTCAGTTCTGAAATGTTTTTCAAAGCAAAGAGCTTCATCTACACCATGTTGTAATGTGTTGGGAGCCTTGTTTGAAGATTTAATGGAAGCTTCAGTTAATGTTTGTGATTTATTTACTGCTTGGCAACTTTGTATAGTGAATAGTTTCTCATTCCACCCTGACATAAGATTTTCCAGTACATAAATAATACATTAATGTTGACCAAGTATGTATTGGGACCACATAGGAAGGTTAAGGGGACTGCATGATTGATGGATCAACATGTGCAGGACTGCTGAGCAGACACAGGCTGTGGAATTACTAGACCATAAAGCTGCTAAGCACATTAGATTTCTTTCCCAAAGTAGAGAGAAATTACCAGCTGTGTTATTACTTGGGGTTGAAAACTTGAGGTAAGATTCTTCCATAATTCAGAAGTATAAGCGTTGTTAATTTGCTGTCGGAAGCATAGAGCATCAAATGACAGGTGATTTTGTTTTCTGTT of Schistocerca serialis cubense isolate TAMUIC-IGC-003099 chromosome 2, iqSchSeri2.2, whole genome shotgun sequence contains these proteins:
- the LOC126457764 gene encoding profilin encodes the protein MSWQDYVDKQLLASKCVTKAAIAGHDGNVWAKSEGFEVSKEEIAKLVQGFEKQDILTSSGVTLAGNRYIYLSGTDRVIRAKLGKVGVHCMKTQQAVVVSLYEDPIQPQQAASVVEKLGDYLVSCGY